A window of the Capricornis sumatraensis isolate serow.1 chromosome 9, serow.2, whole genome shotgun sequence genome harbors these coding sequences:
- the SPARC gene encoding SPARC, protein MRAWIFFLLCLAGRALAAPQQEALPDETEVVEETVAEVAEVPVGANPVQVEVGEFDEGAEEVEEEVVAENPCQNHHCKHGKVCELDESNTPMCVCQDPTSCPAPIGEFEKVCSNDNKTFDSSCHFFATKCTLEGTKKGHKLHLDYIGPCKYIPPCLDSELTEFPLRMRDWLKNVLVTLYERDEDNNLLTEKQKLRVKKIHENEKRLEAGDHPVELLARDFEKNYNMYIFPVHWQFGQLDQHPIDGYLSHTELAPLRAPLIPMEHCTTRFFETCDLDNDKYIALDEWAGCFGIKEKDIDKDLVI, encoded by the exons CAACAGGAAGCCTTGCCTGATGAGACAGAAGTGGTGGAAGAAACCGTGGCTGAGGTGGCCGAG GTACCCGTGGGAGCCAACCCCGTCCAGGTGGAAGTAGGAGAATTCGATGAGGGTGCCGAGGAAGTCGAGGAAGAGGTGGTAGCTGAGA ACCCCTGCCAGAACCACCACTGCAAACACGGCAAGGTGTGCGAACTGGACGAGAGCAACACCCCCATGTGTGTGTGCCAGGACCCCACCAGCTGCCCTGCCCCCATCGGCGAGTTTGAGAAG GTGTGCAGCAACGACAACAAGACCTTCGACTCTTCCTGCCACTTCTTTGCCACCAAGTGCACACTGGAGGGCACCAAGAAGGGCCACAAGCTCCACCTGGACTACATCGGGCCTTGCAAAT ACATCCCCCCCTGCCTGGACTCCGAGCTGACTGAATTCCCCCTGCGCATGCGGGACTGGCTCAAGAACGTCCTGGTCACGCTGTACGAGAGGGACGAGGACAACAACCTCCTGACCGAGAAGCAGAAGCTGCGA GTGAAGAAGATCCACGAGAATGAGAAGCGCCTGGAGGCTGGCGACCATCCCGTGGAACTGCTGGCCCGGGACTTCGAGAAGAACTACAACATGTACATCTTCCCTGTGCACTGGCAGTTCGGGCAGCTGGACCAGCACCCCATTGACGG GTACCTGTCTCACACCGAGCTGGCCCCACTGCGCGCCCCCCTTATCCCCATGGAACACTGCACCACCCGCTTTTTCGAGACGTGTGACCTGGACAACGACAAGTACATCGCCCTGGACGAGTGGGCCGGCTGCTTCGGCATCAAGGAGA AGGACATCGACAAGGACCTCGTGATCTAA